From a region of the Neobacillus niacini genome:
- a CDS encoding bifunctional metallophosphatase/5'-nucleotidase, protein MQWIYKMLVFLLTISLMGCAGNENATDRNQTNNQNPRQVANNSNNVNPRTMAQNNRGNAANPTQNVVNDQGLSEEYHGHISNRPETKLKKEKPPAANNRYIQVQLLGINDLHGQINVTRNVGGKPAGRADYLAAYLKQREAENKNTLLVQAGDMVGASPPASALLQDEPTIEILNKLGFDIGTVGNHEFDEGVKELLRLINGGTHEETGNFAGADFPWVAANVIDQKTGESILPPYKILKVNGMDIGFIGVVTTETPTIVVPSGVEGLTFSDEVEAINRNVAELKKQGVRSIVVLAHNPGTSGVNGENPTGMLVDIANKVDDEVDIIFGGHNHAYMNATIDNKLVVQSYSYGTAFSDVDIEIDPKTKDIVTKRAEIVTTFQEGIKPDPEIAGMVAKYEATVEPIVNRVIGSTSVNLTALRNDNGESILGDLIADAQRLALNTDIAFMNPGGIRADINPGDITWGEIYTVQPFNNDMVKMTMTGQQIRDVLNQQWGTKTTILQISGFTYTWDENAPNGQKVVNILLPDGTQMDPNKSYTVAANIFLAGGGDGFTVFTKAQNKVIGPVDLDVLVDFIAAQPKPFTYKMDNRIQKVRY, encoded by the coding sequence ATGCAATGGATTTATAAGATGCTTGTATTTCTGCTTACGATCAGTTTAATGGGGTGTGCCGGTAATGAAAATGCTACAGATAGAAACCAAACAAATAACCAAAATCCACGACAAGTAGCCAATAACTCTAACAATGTAAACCCAAGGACTATGGCTCAAAACAATAGAGGTAATGCTGCCAACCCCACTCAAAACGTAGTAAATGATCAAGGATTGTCAGAAGAATACCATGGCCATATTTCAAATCGTCCGGAAACAAAACTTAAAAAGGAAAAACCGCCTGCTGCGAATAATCGATATATTCAGGTTCAACTTTTGGGGATTAATGATTTACATGGACAAATAAATGTAACGCGTAATGTTGGTGGAAAACCAGCAGGCAGAGCAGATTACTTAGCAGCTTATTTAAAACAAAGGGAAGCAGAAAATAAGAACACTCTTCTTGTACAAGCTGGGGATATGGTAGGGGCAAGTCCACCTGCTTCAGCCCTCTTACAGGATGAGCCAACAATAGAAATATTGAACAAACTGGGCTTTGATATTGGAACTGTAGGCAATCATGAATTTGATGAGGGAGTTAAAGAATTACTTCGTCTAATTAATGGTGGGACTCATGAAGAAACGGGCAATTTTGCTGGAGCCGATTTTCCTTGGGTGGCGGCAAATGTCATCGATCAAAAAACTGGAGAATCCATTTTACCTCCTTATAAAATTCTTAAGGTAAATGGGATGGATATTGGATTTATTGGGGTCGTAACGACAGAGACACCGACGATCGTAGTGCCAAGCGGAGTGGAAGGCTTAACCTTCTCTGATGAAGTGGAAGCTATTAATCGTAATGTAGCAGAATTGAAAAAGCAAGGAGTTCGATCTATCGTTGTCTTAGCACACAATCCAGGTACTTCAGGTGTGAATGGTGAAAATCCAACTGGAATGCTTGTCGATATCGCCAATAAGGTTGACGACGAAGTGGATATTATTTTTGGCGGACATAATCATGCTTATATGAATGCTACAATTGACAATAAGCTAGTCGTTCAATCCTATTCTTATGGTACAGCATTTTCTGATGTTGATATTGAGATTGACCCAAAAACGAAAGATATCGTTACCAAGAGGGCAGAAATCGTTACAACGTTTCAAGAAGGTATAAAACCGGACCCGGAAATAGCTGGAATGGTAGCGAAATACGAAGCTACAGTTGAACCGATTGTAAATAGGGTAATAGGCTCAACCTCGGTTAATTTAACAGCGCTCCGCAATGATAACGGCGAATCCATCCTTGGAGATTTAATAGCTGACGCTCAAAGGCTGGCTTTAAATACAGACATAGCCTTTATGAATCCGGGCGGTATCCGAGCCGATATTAATCCAGGGGACATTACGTGGGGCGAAATTTACACTGTTCAGCCGTTTAATAATGATATGGTTAAAATGACTATGACAGGACAGCAAATACGCGACGTGCTTAATCAACAGTGGGGAACAAAAACAACGATACTTCAAATTTCTGGATTCACTTACACATGGGACGAAAATGCTCCAAATGGACAAAAGGTTGTAAATATCCTACTTCCAGATGGTACTCAAATGGATCCGAATAAATCCTATACTGTAGCCGCAAATATCTTCCTTGCAGGAGGGGGAGATGGTTTCACAGTATTTACAAAAGCGCAAAATAAAGTGATAGGACCAGTTGACTTAGACGTACTCGTAGACTTTATTGCGGCTCAACCAAAACCGTTCACATATAAGATGGATAACAGAATTCAAAAGGTTAGGTATTAG
- a CDS encoding YndM family protein: MKHVKALAIKFVSSLVLLSLILGLLFDMAFSNIFLITLVLGVAAYLIGDLMILPRTNNTVATIADFGLAFLIIWFMSENLTYGDNHFSMSLIAAIGVAIFEYMFHKYVANNVIKNQGGKKQQTGQLQYQTEASEELLAPVRQDVRSSNEENKKPQ, from the coding sequence ATGAAGCATGTAAAAGCTTTAGCCATTAAATTTGTTTCAAGTCTTGTCCTTTTGTCGCTTATCCTCGGTTTATTGTTTGACATGGCATTTAGCAACATCTTTCTTATCACACTTGTTCTTGGTGTCGCAGCATATCTAATCGGTGACCTCATGATTTTACCAAGAACCAATAATACGGTTGCAACCATTGCGGATTTTGGCTTAGCGTTTCTAATCATATGGTTTATGAGCGAAAATCTCACCTATGGTGACAACCATTTTTCAATGTCTTTAATTGCCGCAATTGGAGTTGCAATATTTGAATATATGTTCCATAAATATGTTGCAAATAATGTCATTAAAAACCAAGGCGGAAAGAAGCAGCAAACAGGGCAATTACAATACCAAACAGAAGCATCAGAAGAGCTGCTGGCTCCAGTCAGACAAGATGTAAGAAGCTCGAATGAAGAAAACAAAAAGCCTCAATAA
- the pepF gene encoding oligoendopeptidase F — MEKTVEKRLTRSEVPEELTWNLDDLFVSDQAWEAELAVIENDTAKIESFKGTLHIGSKELSACLIAQEQLLMKMVKAATYASLKQSADGTDPLNQANSAKLASLRTKMTAALSFINSEILSLEEGTVEKYLQENLELQPFRKDLLELLETKKHRLSPETEEVLAALGEVHGAPYTIYNMAKLADMDFSPIVDSEGNELPVSFALFENRYEFSADTETRRKAYDSFVSTLKQYKNTIAAAYSAEIKKQVTLSRLRNYQSVEQMLLEPQQVTLEMYNNQIDIIFKELSPHMRRFADLKKKTLGLDVMKFCDLKAPLDPDFNPETTYEEASQLILESLKVMGPEYSEIIEKGFKERWVDLADNIGKSTGAFCSSPYGAHPYILVTWQDNMRGCFTLAHEFGHAGHFYLANKNQRIMNVRPSLYFIEAPSTMNELLLGQHLLANNEDKEMRRWVVLQLLGTYYHNFVTHLLEAEYQRRVYALAENGRALTANTLSEVTRAVLTEFWGDTVEIDEGASLTWMRQPHYYMGLYPYTYSAGLTASTAVAQLIQEQGQPVVDTWLEVLRAGGTMKPLELLKHAGVDMSTPEPVRKAVAYVGSLIDELEKSYE; from the coding sequence ATGGAAAAGACAGTAGAAAAACGGCTTACCCGGTCAGAAGTTCCAGAGGAATTAACATGGAATCTTGATGATTTATTTGTATCAGATCAGGCATGGGAGGCAGAACTTGCGGTGATTGAAAATGACACTGCAAAAATTGAGAGCTTTAAAGGTACGTTACATATTGGTTCAAAAGAGTTATCAGCATGCTTGATTGCACAAGAGCAACTATTAATGAAAATGGTCAAAGCAGCAACATATGCAAGCTTAAAGCAATCTGCTGATGGAACAGATCCCCTCAACCAAGCTAATTCTGCCAAATTAGCTTCTTTACGGACAAAAATGACTGCTGCATTATCATTTATAAATTCTGAAATCCTTTCACTTGAAGAAGGTACTGTAGAGAAATATTTACAAGAGAATTTAGAACTTCAACCATTCCGAAAAGATTTACTCGAGCTGCTTGAAACGAAAAAACATCGGCTTTCACCTGAAACAGAAGAAGTATTAGCCGCTTTGGGTGAAGTACATGGGGCCCCTTATACCATTTATAATATGGCTAAATTAGCAGACATGGACTTTTCCCCTATTGTTGATAGCGAAGGAAATGAGTTACCGGTTTCTTTTGCTCTATTTGAAAATCGCTATGAGTTCTCTGCAGATACAGAAACACGTAGAAAAGCATATGACTCTTTCGTTTCTACTCTTAAACAATACAAAAACACGATCGCAGCTGCCTATTCTGCTGAAATAAAGAAGCAAGTCACTCTTTCACGTTTAAGAAATTATCAGTCAGTTGAACAAATGCTATTAGAACCACAGCAAGTAACACTTGAAATGTATAACAATCAAATCGATATTATTTTTAAAGAGCTCTCCCCTCATATGCGCCGGTTTGCTGATCTTAAGAAAAAGACTTTAGGCCTTGATGTCATGAAGTTTTGTGATTTAAAAGCACCATTGGATCCCGATTTTAATCCTGAAACAACCTACGAAGAAGCAAGTCAACTTATCCTGGAATCATTGAAGGTAATGGGACCAGAGTATAGTGAAATCATTGAAAAGGGCTTTAAGGAGCGATGGGTGGACCTGGCCGATAATATTGGTAAATCGACAGGTGCCTTCTGTTCTAGCCCTTATGGTGCACACCCATACATTTTAGTTACATGGCAGGATAATATGCGCGGCTGCTTTACCCTTGCGCATGAATTCGGTCACGCCGGTCATTTTTATTTAGCAAACAAAAATCAAAGAATCATGAATGTTCGTCCTTCCTTGTATTTTATTGAAGCTCCATCTACTATGAATGAGCTTTTATTAGGGCAGCACCTGTTAGCCAATAATGAAGACAAGGAGATGCGTCGCTGGGTAGTGCTTCAGCTGCTTGGAACGTATTATCATAATTTTGTTACTCACTTACTAGAGGCTGAATATCAACGCAGAGTATATGCGTTAGCAGAAAACGGTAGAGCACTTACTGCCAATACATTATCTGAAGTGACTAGAGCTGTACTCACAGAATTCTGGGGGGATACGGTGGAAATCGATGAAGGTGCGAGCCTAACTTGGATGCGCCAGCCTCACTATTATATGGGCTTATATCCATACACGTATTCTGCTGGTTTAACTGCCTCTACTGCTGTCGCGCAATTGATACAAGAACAAGGTCAGCCTGTTGTTGACACCTGGCTGGAAGTCCTTCGTGCAGGTGGAACGATGAAACCGCTTGAGCTATTAAAACATGCTGGTGTAGATATGTCGACACCAGAGCCAGTTCGAAAAGCAGTGGCATATGTCGGTTCCCTAATCGATGAACTAGAAAAATCATACGAGTAA
- the rluF gene encoding 23S rRNA pseudouridine(2604) synthase RluF: MNEIKDVFNLRLNKFISESGKTSRRGADKWIEEGRVTINGKVAKVGSQVEPGDVVRVNGETIRVAKNNVYIALNKPVGITSTTERHIKGNIIDLVNHPLRIFNIGRLDKDSDGLILLTNDGDIVNEILRAENKHEKEYIVTVDKPITSEFLKKMSEGVRILDTKTLPCKVEQLSKYVFKIILTQGLNRQIRRMCSALGYSVVRLQRIRIMNIHLGNLPVGQWRDLTKKEKQQLFSDLNYEPREW; the protein is encoded by the coding sequence ATGAACGAAATTAAGGATGTGTTTAACCTGCGATTAAATAAATTTATTTCCGAGTCTGGTAAAACGTCAAGGCGTGGTGCAGATAAATGGATAGAAGAAGGAAGAGTCACGATTAATGGGAAAGTCGCTAAGGTCGGCAGTCAAGTCGAGCCTGGGGATGTGGTCCGTGTAAACGGTGAAACCATCCGGGTAGCCAAAAATAATGTTTATATTGCTTTAAATAAACCCGTTGGAATTACAAGTACCACCGAAAGACATATCAAAGGTAATATCATTGATTTAGTGAATCACCCACTGCGTATTTTTAACATAGGGAGATTAGATAAAGATTCAGACGGGTTAATCCTGTTAACAAATGACGGAGATATCGTCAACGAAATACTGCGGGCGGAGAATAAACATGAAAAAGAATATATTGTAACCGTTGATAAGCCGATTACTTCGGAATTTTTAAAAAAAATGTCTGAAGGCGTTAGAATTCTAGATACAAAAACCCTCCCATGTAAAGTGGAACAGCTGTCAAAGTATGTGTTTAAGATTATTTTGACGCAAGGGTTGAATCGTCAAATTCGACGGATGTGCTCTGCTCTCGGATATTCCGTTGTCCGCCTTCAGCGAATTCGGATTATGAATATCCACTTAGGAAACCTCCCTGTTGGCCAATGGAGAGATTTAACGAAAAAGGAAAAGCAGCAATTATTTAGTGATCTCAATTATGAACCTAGAGAATGGTGA
- a CDS encoding cation diffusion facilitator family transporter produces the protein MEEQGFLDLKRGERGAIVSIIAYICLSALKLAVGYIANSEALKADGLNNLTDIIASVAVLIGLRLSQRPADDDHPYGHWKAETVASMVASFIMAAVGLKVAYEAIVSIFYVQIGAPDVISAWTGLFCAFVMYWVFRYNKKLATDINSQSVMAAAKDNLSDAWVSVGTFIGIMGAQFGLPWLDPLAAVIVGLLICKTAWDIFKEASLYLTDGFDEKEIEIYKQTIHHCQGVKGVKEIKARNYGNNVVVDVVILVNSTLDVKKAHDIATQVEEELIRTHKVYDVHVHVEPK, from the coding sequence ATGGAAGAACAAGGCTTTTTGGATTTAAAAAGAGGAGAGCGCGGAGCGATCGTTAGTATTATTGCCTATATTTGCTTGTCAGCATTAAAACTAGCAGTTGGATATATAGCAAATTCCGAGGCATTGAAAGCAGACGGTTTAAATAATCTAACAGATATCATTGCATCAGTGGCAGTTCTGATTGGTCTAAGATTATCCCAAAGACCGGCGGATGATGATCATCCTTATGGACACTGGAAAGCAGAAACCGTAGCTTCCATGGTCGCTTCCTTTATCATGGCGGCCGTCGGTTTAAAGGTTGCATACGAAGCGATCGTAAGTATTTTTTACGTACAAATAGGAGCACCAGATGTTATCTCGGCATGGACGGGGCTTTTTTGTGCGTTCGTGATGTACTGGGTTTTTCGGTATAATAAAAAACTAGCAACAGACATAAATAGTCAATCGGTCATGGCGGCAGCAAAGGATAATCTTTCTGACGCTTGGGTAAGTGTGGGTACCTTTATAGGTATTATGGGTGCACAGTTCGGACTCCCTTGGCTTGATCCTTTGGCAGCAGTAATTGTCGGTCTTCTCATTTGTAAAACGGCATGGGACATTTTTAAAGAGGCCTCGCTCTATTTAACAGATGGATTTGATGAAAAGGAAATAGAAATATATAAACAAACCATCCATCATTGCCAGGGCGTAAAGGGTGTGAAAGAAATTAAAGCTAGAAATTACGGGAATAACGTCGTTGTTGATGTTGTCATTCTCGTAAATTCCACGTTAGATGTAAAAAAGGCGCATGATATCGCTACACAAGTTGAAGAGGAGTTAATCAGGACACATAAGGTGTATGATGTACATGTTCACGTAGAACCGAAATAA
- a CDS encoding TetR/AcrR family transcriptional regulator: MNDRKQHVINKAHQLFIEKGFQATSIQDILDFSGISKGTFYKYFSSKSELLIAIYKATFKKLQKERDDLLIGKSPSDIEVFIKQLVMQMISNRKNKLIALYEEVMSTNDADLKQYIRIARLRSLRWMYTRFIDIFGEKNKPYLLDCAIMFQGLMQHNLQYNRLATDSNEKISQVVRFSVNRLVKMVDEVAEAEEQLHHPELLEKWLPGLQKNNHELIVQFYQIVSPMRNCITKHFQNKNDQEKYNELLDFIQEEIMHTRAPRKFLIESTLQTLQKNPAGVWEKELIQLNEIITAYFQQLEENEEEH; encoded by the coding sequence ATGAATGATCGAAAACAGCATGTCATTAACAAGGCCCATCAATTATTTATAGAAAAAGGTTTTCAAGCTACATCGATACAGGACATTTTGGATTTTAGCGGTATCTCAAAAGGAACCTTTTACAAATATTTTTCATCCAAAAGCGAGCTATTAATTGCGATTTATAAAGCAACCTTTAAGAAACTCCAAAAGGAAAGAGATGATTTATTAATTGGCAAAAGCCCTTCAGATATCGAGGTCTTTATTAAACAATTAGTAATGCAAATGATTTCTAACCGCAAAAATAAATTAATTGCTCTTTATGAGGAAGTAATGTCAACAAACGATGCAGATTTGAAACAATATATCCGCATCGCGCGATTACGTTCACTCAGATGGATGTATACCAGGTTTATTGATATCTTCGGCGAAAAAAATAAACCATACTTATTAGATTGTGCCATCATGTTTCAGGGGCTTATGCAGCATAACCTCCAATACAATCGCTTGGCAACGGATTCAAATGAGAAAATTAGCCAGGTCGTCAGATTTAGTGTAAATCGTTTAGTTAAAATGGTGGACGAAGTAGCTGAAGCTGAAGAACAATTGCACCACCCTGAGCTTTTAGAAAAATGGCTTCCAGGGCTTCAAAAAAACAACCATGAACTAATCGTTCAATTTTACCAAATCGTCAGTCCTATGAGAAATTGCATCACAAAACACTTTCAAAATAAAAACGATCAAGAAAAATATAATGAATTGCTAGATTTTATCCAAGAAGAAATCATGCATACTCGTGCTCCAAGAAAATTCCTAATCGAAAGCACCCTCCAAACCCTGCAAAAAAACCCTGCAGGTGTCTGGGAAAAAGAGCTTATACAGCTTAACGAAATCATAACTGCCTACTTCCAACAATTGGAGGAAAATGAAGAAGAACACTAA
- a CDS encoding DHA2 family efflux MFS transporter permease subunit, producing MEQVKNETKRPPYGIISILMIGAFIAFLNNTLLNIALPSIMADLEVDASTVQWLTTGFMLVNGVLIPTTAFLIQKYSVRRLFIVAMGLFTAGTILAGFAHVFPILLAGRMTQASGSAILMPLLMNVMLVSFPIEKRGAAMGIFGLILMGAPAIGPTLSGWLIEHYDWRMLFHFVTPIAVVIFLIGFFLLKDKKEKVDIRIDMISVLLSSVGFGGLLYGFSSAGKQGWDSPQVYLTIAIGAISLLVFILRQLKQERPMLNFKIFKYPMFALSSAISMVVTMAMFSGMLLLPIYVQTLRGISPMDAGLMMLPGAICMAVMSPVTGKLFDKFGGRLLAVIGLSITVITSYLLSQLTFETTYFHLILLYTVRMLGMSMVMMPVSTNGLNQLPARFYPHGTAMNNTLQQVSGAIGTALLVTIMSNRAESKGKELGEAAMAKLTEQPTQEALAQMKQQIMMQATLDGINFAFFISVFIAAVALVLAFFMKRAKQAEDTVEENPVGKKIVNNKLAEN from the coding sequence ATGGAACAAGTAAAAAATGAAACGAAACGTCCCCCATACGGGATTATCTCAATCCTGATGATTGGGGCTTTTATTGCTTTTTTAAACAACACACTACTAAATATTGCACTTCCTTCCATCATGGCGGATTTAGAGGTTGATGCGTCAACTGTGCAATGGCTAACGACAGGATTTATGTTAGTGAATGGTGTATTAATTCCAACAACTGCATTCTTGATTCAAAAATATTCGGTGCGTAGGCTTTTCATAGTAGCAATGGGCTTGTTTACTGCGGGTACCATTCTTGCAGGTTTTGCCCATGTGTTCCCAATTTTATTAGCAGGCAGGATGACTCAAGCTTCTGGCTCAGCTATCCTAATGCCGTTATTAATGAATGTCATGCTAGTAAGCTTCCCAATTGAAAAAAGAGGAGCAGCCATGGGGATTTTCGGATTAATCTTAATGGGTGCACCGGCCATCGGGCCAACATTATCAGGATGGTTAATCGAACATTACGACTGGAGAATGCTATTCCACTTTGTGACGCCAATTGCGGTGGTTATCTTTTTGATCGGATTTTTCCTATTAAAAGATAAGAAGGAAAAGGTTGATATTCGAATTGATATGATATCCGTTTTACTTTCAAGTGTCGGCTTTGGAGGTTTACTTTATGGCTTCAGCTCTGCAGGAAAGCAAGGATGGGATAGTCCACAGGTTTATTTGACGATTGCAATAGGAGCTATTTCATTACTAGTATTTATCCTGCGTCAATTAAAACAAGAACGTCCAATGCTTAATTTTAAAATCTTTAAATATCCAATGTTTGCCTTATCATCGGCCATCTCAATGGTTGTTACAATGGCGATGTTTTCTGGGATGCTGTTGTTACCGATTTATGTTCAAACATTACGCGGCATTTCGCCGATGGATGCTGGTCTTATGATGCTGCCGGGAGCAATCTGTATGGCGGTTATGTCACCAGTAACAGGTAAGCTTTTCGATAAATTTGGCGGCAGGTTGTTAGCTGTAATTGGTTTATCGATCACAGTAATAACCAGCTACCTTTTAAGTCAGTTAACATTTGAGACTACTTATTTTCATTTAATTCTTTTATATACAGTTCGAATGTTAGGGATGTCAATGGTAATGATGCCGGTTTCGACCAATGGTCTAAACCAGCTGCCTGCACGTTTTTACCCGCATGGTACAGCTATGAACAATACACTTCAACAGGTTTCTGGAGCAATTGGGACAGCATTATTAGTAACAATCATGTCTAATCGTGCTGAGTCAAAGGGGAAGGAACTTGGTGAAGCTGCTATGGCAAAATTGACTGAGCAGCCAACACAAGAAGCTTTAGCTCAAATGAAGCAGCAAATTATGATGCAGGCAACATTAGATGGTATAAATTTCGCGTTTTTCATCTCAGTATTTATTGCGGCAGTTGCACTAGTCCTTGCCTTCTTTATGAAACGTGCAAAACAAGCAGAAGATACTGTTGAAGAAAACCCTGTCGGAAAAAAAATCGTAAACAATAAACTTGCAGAAAATTAA
- a CDS encoding branched-chain amino acid aminotransferase — protein MENTSFNEAYIERCSKETETMIANESSNFLNQPLTYLKEHKSEFIYVESTLFEEIGIEGVSLEVDDVFGTYDVMLGLKLQKKFEKLLKEQLNHSLHGDDAKFDLVFSHDDGLWDLNFALNYVNGYTENISIHKALQLIHQFLTTLVHTVKQTTS, from the coding sequence ATGGAAAACACTAGTTTTAATGAAGCTTATATTGAACGTTGCAGCAAAGAAACAGAAACGATGATCGCCAATGAATCGTCAAACTTCTTAAACCAGCCACTTACTTATTTAAAAGAACATAAAAGTGAATTTATTTATGTAGAGTCTACGTTGTTTGAGGAAATTGGTATAGAGGGTGTGTCACTTGAGGTTGATGATGTCTTTGGAACCTATGATGTGATGCTGGGTTTAAAGCTTCAAAAGAAGTTTGAGAAACTATTAAAGGAACAGCTAAATCATTCTTTACATGGTGATGATGCAAAGTTTGACTTAGTGTTTAGTCATGATGATGGTTTATGGGATTTGAACTTTGCCTTAAATTACGTAAATGGATATACTGAAAATATTTCCATACATAAGGCCCTTCAATTAATACACCAGTTTTTAACCACTTTAGTCCATACTGTTAAACAAACAACCAGCTGA
- a CDS encoding cobalamin-binding protein: MRVISLCPSNTEIMEYLGLSHLLVGVDDYSDWPASIANLPKLGPDLSINMDLVEELKPDLVLASLSVPGMEKNVEALVERGIPHIVLNPQSLTDIEEDLIKTAEALNQHERGKAAAKEFRNRLNAVKQQGLNTNKKPSLYWEWWPKPIFTPGKINWLTEISEAAGAINAFCDVELASVQTDWEDVLRRKPDYICLAWVGVRKEKVQKNNVTKRPGYETLGYVDDSRILILEEELYCRPSPRLLDGLEKLFRLIH, from the coding sequence TTGAGAGTTATATCATTGTGCCCAAGTAATACGGAAATAATGGAATACTTAGGTTTGTCTCATCTTTTAGTGGGAGTGGATGATTATTCAGATTGGCCCGCGTCTATTGCCAATCTGCCAAAACTGGGACCTGATTTATCGATAAATATGGATCTTGTTGAAGAACTGAAGCCAGACCTCGTTCTTGCTTCGTTAAGTGTTCCTGGGATGGAAAAGAATGTTGAAGCGTTAGTAGAGCGCGGTATCCCTCACATCGTTTTAAATCCCCAATCATTGACGGATATTGAAGAGGATTTAATCAAAACTGCTGAGGCTCTGAATCAGCACGAACGCGGCAAGGCAGCAGCAAAGGAGTTTCGTAATAGGCTTAATGCCGTCAAACAACAGGGATTAAACACAAACAAAAAGCCTTCTCTTTATTGGGAGTGGTGGCCAAAACCAATCTTTACTCCTGGGAAAATCAATTGGCTTACCGAAATTTCTGAAGCAGCGGGTGCTATCAATGCCTTTTGTGACGTAGAATTAGCCAGCGTTCAGACAGATTGGGAGGACGTCCTGAGAAGAAAACCTGATTATATTTGCCTTGCTTGGGTAGGTGTAAGAAAGGAAAAAGTTCAGAAAAACAATGTTACCAAACGTCCAGGTTATGAAACGCTGGGGTATGTTGATGATAGCAGGATCCTTATCCTTGAAGAAGAACTATACTGCCGGCCGTCTCCAAGGCTGTTGGATGGGCTTGAAAAACTTTTTAGGTTAATTCATTAA
- a CDS encoding GyrI-like domain-containing protein yields MHIGDYDSEHVTFSKMDDFCAANHLTRIDKRHREIYISDPRKSDSTKLKTVLRYKVK; encoded by the coding sequence ATGCACATCGGGGACTACGATAGTGAACATGTAACTTTTTCAAAAATGGATGATTTCTGTGCTGCCAATCACCTGACGCGAATAGACAAAAGACATCGGGAAATCTACATAAGTGATCCAAGAAAGTCGGATTCTACAAAATTAAAAACAGTACTTAGATATAAGGTAAAATAA
- a CDS encoding DUF421 domain-containing protein: MNITFIWESISLLFISTILLRIAGKKSVAQMSSLEVVITLAIGTTMGHAIKENKFWQIVVILTIFVLYLIFVQFLQLKSNILDRYITGNATIVIRNGKIIVEGLKKLRMTSDQLEMKLRQKGIAYISDVKTATIESDGGLGYELMEHTQPVTRKELVEMIEEYRNENLQTIAENKQGNLFNKIPDIK; encoded by the coding sequence ATGAATATTACATTTATATGGGAATCCATCAGTTTACTTTTTATTAGCACCATACTCCTTAGGATTGCTGGTAAAAAATCAGTTGCCCAAATGTCAAGCCTCGAGGTTGTCATTACCTTGGCAATCGGAACCACTATGGGACATGCGATTAAAGAAAATAAATTCTGGCAAATAGTAGTGATATTAACTATTTTTGTACTTTATTTAATTTTCGTCCAATTCCTTCAACTAAAGTCAAACATCCTAGATCGTTATATAACGGGTAATGCAACAATAGTTATCCGAAATGGTAAAATCATCGTCGAGGGTTTAAAAAAACTACGAATGACTTCGGATCAACTAGAAATGAAATTGCGGCAAAAAGGCATTGCTTATATTAGTGATGTAAAAACCGCCACAATTGAATCAGATGGCGGTTTAGGTTATGAGCTAATGGAACATACCCAGCCAGTGACGCGTAAAGAATTAGTAGAAATGATTGAGGAATATCGAAATGAAAATTTACAAACAATCGCAGAAAATAAACAAGGTAATTTATTCAATAAAATACCTGATATTAAATAA
- a CDS encoding DMT family transporter, producing MYMFFYLLLAIIGGTCIGLQAGINGVLGKRIGVIEASFVSFFIGTIILLLLVIFAGKGNILNVTNVPKWQLLGGALGVAYVSIMVAIVPKIGVASAITAVILGQLIISVTLDHFGILTNQRIPIDWYRISGLCLLLISLLLIFKGNIKWF from the coding sequence ATGTATATGTTTTTTTATTTATTATTAGCCATTATTGGCGGGACTTGTATTGGGTTACAGGCAGGGATAAATGGTGTTTTGGGAAAAAGAATTGGGGTAATAGAGGCTTCTTTTGTTTCGTTTTTTATCGGAACGATTATTCTTTTATTACTCGTTATCTTTGCGGGTAAAGGGAACATTTTAAATGTAACCAATGTTCCGAAGTGGCAGCTGCTGGGTGGAGCGCTCGGAGTTGCATATGTATCAATTATGGTAGCTATCGTACCGAAAATTGGAGTCGCTTCAGCCATCACAGCAGTCATTCTTGGACAGTTAATTATCAGTGTTACCCTTGATCATTTTGGTATTCTCACGAATCAGCGAATACCGATTGATTGGTATCGTATTTCAGGATTGTGTTTATTACTCATCTCATTATTATTAATATTTAAAGGTAACATTAAATGGTTTTAA